From Methanothrix sp., the proteins below share one genomic window:
- a CDS encoding redox-regulated ATPase YchF → MLSIGLAGKPNAGKSTFFKAATLADVEIANYPFTTIDANHGISYVRVRCPCVDLGIEGGCGRCIKGSRFVPVELIDVAGLVPDAHLGRGLGNEFLDSLRLAEAVIHVLDASGSTDAEGNPVGVGNYDPLRDVEFLKHEISMWLFGILERNWAKLMRQYTSEKAKPEQIIYEQLGGAGVSDKDVRWALSRMDSDPASWSRDDLRRFAELLRQSSKPMIIAANKIDLAPRENIRRLMELDEIVVPVSGAAEIALRMADKAGVIRYLPGDPDFEIVGELNRAQKAGLDKIRALLKEYGSTGVQECINRAVFDLLDYITVYPVEDENKFTDRNGVVLPDAYLMKRGSTARDLAYRVHTDLGESFLFAIDARRKLRVGEKYELKDGDVIKIVATK, encoded by the coding sequence ATGCTTTCGATAGGGCTTGCTGGAAAGCCGAACGCCGGTAAATCGACGTTCTTCAAGGCTGCAACTCTTGCAGATGTCGAGATAGCGAACTATCCGTTCACAACCATCGATGCCAACCACGGCATCTCATACGTGAGGGTGAGGTGTCCATGTGTCGATCTAGGCATCGAAGGCGGATGCGGCAGATGCATCAAAGGGAGCAGATTCGTGCCGGTGGAGCTCATAGACGTCGCAGGGCTGGTCCCAGATGCTCATCTTGGAAGAGGCCTCGGAAATGAGTTTCTTGACAGCCTCCGCCTGGCTGAGGCCGTGATCCACGTGCTAGACGCATCAGGCTCCACAGATGCGGAGGGGAATCCGGTCGGTGTCGGGAACTACGATCCTCTGAGAGATGTGGAGTTTCTCAAACACGAGATAAGCATGTGGCTCTTCGGGATCCTGGAGAGGAACTGGGCGAAGCTGATGCGCCAGTACACCTCTGAGAAGGCGAAGCCTGAGCAGATCATATACGAGCAGCTCGGCGGCGCGGGCGTGTCCGATAAGGACGTGCGATGGGCCCTCTCCCGAATGGACTCTGATCCTGCGAGCTGGAGCAGGGATGATCTCAGGAGGTTCGCAGAGCTTCTCAGGCAGTCCAGCAAGCCCATGATCATAGCAGCCAACAAAATAGATCTCGCGCCCAGGGAGAACATCAGGAGGCTCATGGAGCTCGATGAGATCGTGGTGCCTGTGAGCGGGGCTGCGGAGATCGCCCTCCGGATGGCTGATAAGGCAGGCGTTATAAGATACCTCCCGGGAGATCCCGATTTTGAGATCGTGGGCGAGCTGAACAGGGCTCAGAAGGCCGGCCTGGATAAGATACGGGCACTCCTGAAAGAGTATGGCTCCACCGGAGTGCAGGAGTGCATCAACCGCGCGGTCTTCGATCTCCTCGACTACATCACCGTCTACCCTGTGGAGGACGAGAACAAGTTCACTGACAGAAACGGAGTGGTCCTGCCGGATGCATACCTCATGAAGAGAGGATCCACAGCGCGCGATCTCGCCTACAGGGTCCACACAGACCTGGGCGAGAGCTTCCTCTTCGCGATAGATGCACGCAGGAAGCTGCGTGTCGGGGAGAAGTACGAGCTTAAGGACGGGGATGTTATAAAGATAGTGGCAACCAAATGA
- a CDS encoding Coenzyme F420 hydrogenase/dehydrogenase, beta subunit C-terminal domain, translating to MAAKEMYPEPTFLECGFADLDYKVVQRGICCLCGTCIALCPRIGQQNRKPTLMEYDPLCGLCYAYCPRSFFDMPFFERKLFGRSRGSEETLGIYRSAMAARAAPVRGKVQDGGVVTALLVHALETGVIDCAVVTDRNSRWQTIPKVATTPEEIIAAAGTKYTITPSVVGVQMAIDKGFTKIGFTGTPCQIQALRKAQLLEEPYQFGQDKIALLIGLFCMENFDYQRLMTGLVRDKMNLQPTDIERFEIQRGMFRVISRDGVKEVPLQETDEFTWAGCGPCFDFTAELADVSVGSVGSPGGWSTVLVRTDAGEKIYRSALSAGVIEEKPLTDKGMALMKRLASEKVSRFEDYASRCRLDVKRI from the coding sequence ATGGCTGCTAAGGAGATGTACCCTGAGCCCACCTTTCTGGAGTGCGGGTTCGCCGATCTGGATTACAAGGTAGTCCAGCGGGGGATCTGCTGTCTGTGCGGCACCTGTATAGCCCTCTGTCCCAGGATCGGGCAGCAGAATCGAAAGCCAACACTTATGGAGTACGATCCCCTCTGTGGTTTATGCTATGCATACTGCCCGAGGAGCTTCTTCGACATGCCATTCTTTGAGAGGAAGCTCTTTGGGAGATCCAGGGGATCTGAGGAGACCCTGGGAATATACCGGAGCGCGATGGCCGCCAGGGCAGCGCCAGTTCGCGGCAAGGTTCAGGATGGTGGGGTTGTAACCGCTCTTCTGGTCCATGCGCTCGAGACCGGCGTGATCGACTGCGCAGTTGTGACCGATAGAAACTCAAGGTGGCAGACGATACCCAAAGTCGCTACCACCCCGGAGGAGATCATCGCAGCTGCAGGCACCAAGTACACCATAACCCCAAGTGTTGTTGGAGTTCAGATGGCCATAGACAAGGGGTTCACGAAGATCGGGTTCACGGGGACGCCCTGCCAGATACAGGCGCTTCGCAAGGCCCAGCTGCTTGAGGAGCCATACCAGTTCGGCCAGGATAAGATCGCCCTCCTGATCGGTCTCTTCTGCATGGAGAACTTCGATTACCAGAGGCTCATGACAGGTCTGGTGAGGGACAAGATGAATCTGCAGCCCACAGATATTGAGAGGTTTGAGATACAGAGAGGCATGTTCAGGGTCATCTCAAGGGATGGTGTGAAGGAGGTACCCCTTCAGGAGACGGATGAGTTCACATGGGCTGGATGCGGTCCGTGCTTTGACTTCACAGCAGAGCTTGCGGATGTCTCTGTGGGCAGCGTCGGATCCCCGGGCGGATGGTCCACGGTGCTCGTGAGGACCGACGCTGGGGAGAAGATCTACAGATCCGCTCTCTCTGCAGGCGTGATCGAGGAGAAGCCACTGACGGATAAGGGCATGGCTCTCATGAAGAGACTCGCGTCCGAGAAGGTCTCCAGATTCGAGGATTACGCATCCAGATGCAGGCTGGATGTAAAGAGGATCTGA
- a CDS encoding hydantoinase/oxoprolinase family protein encodes MILGVDIGGANTKAASSDGRFAEIRYLPLWKRSPLGDHLAGLSSTLKPDAVGVVMTGELADCFESRRKGVMFIASEVERAFDCPVHFWGLGGFHESISEDNALDVAAANWSASITLLLKDIGKCIFVDMGSTTTDIVPVVDRSLSGFTDLKRLMRGELVYTGVLRTNLAALLPCVYLSGGSAPLSSELFSITADAYLALGDIEPDAYSCETPDGGPKSREGALRRLARTVCSDLDELGEEGALSIAAQAKSRQISIISSGISRIAERHSIRRVVAAGVGEFIVEAACERAGLECIRLSEIYTERLSDVFPAFAVARLLSERYPVSQVRADNCEDQ; translated from the coding sequence GTGATTCTCGGAGTCGACATTGGCGGGGCGAATACAAAGGCTGCGAGCTCCGACGGGCGGTTTGCGGAGATCAGGTACCTCCCCCTCTGGAAGAGATCCCCACTGGGAGATCATCTCGCCGGGCTGAGCTCCACGCTGAAACCTGATGCTGTTGGCGTGGTCATGACCGGCGAGCTCGCGGACTGCTTTGAGAGCAGAAGGAAGGGGGTGATGTTCATAGCATCAGAGGTCGAAAGGGCGTTCGATTGCCCGGTGCATTTCTGGGGACTGGGCGGATTTCACGAGAGCATTTCAGAAGATAACGCACTGGATGTGGCTGCTGCAAACTGGTCCGCATCTATCACGCTTCTCCTCAAGGATATCGGGAAGTGCATCTTCGTTGATATGGGTTCGACAACCACTGATATCGTACCGGTGGTTGACCGGTCGCTCTCCGGCTTCACGGATCTGAAGAGGCTGATGCGGGGGGAGCTTGTATACACAGGGGTGCTGCGCACAAACCTCGCAGCGTTGCTCCCTTGCGTCTATCTCTCCGGTGGTTCTGCGCCGCTCTCATCCGAGCTCTTCTCGATAACAGCAGATGCGTACCTCGCGCTGGGGGATATAGAACCTGATGCTTATTCATGCGAGACGCCGGACGGCGGGCCGAAGAGCCGTGAGGGAGCGCTCAGAAGGCTCGCGAGGACCGTGTGCTCGGATCTGGATGAGCTCGGGGAGGAGGGAGCGCTATCTATCGCGGCGCAGGCGAAATCCCGCCAGATATCGATCATATCCAGTGGCATATCCAGGATAGCTGAGAGGCACAGCATCCGGAGGGTTGTTGCAGCCGGCGTGGGCGAGTTTATTGTGGAGGCTGCATGCGAGCGCGCCGGCCTTGAGTGCATCCGTCTCTCAGAGATCTACACTGAAAGGCTGTCAGATGTATTTCCTGCTTTTGCCGTGGCCCGTCTGCTCTCAGAGCGGTATCCCGTGAGCCAGGTACGGGCCGATAACTGTGAAGATCAGTGA
- a CDS encoding site-2 protease family protein, whose amino-acid sequence MDFSSEQWLILIVLALGLLSLLGTAIGGERGISSWGPVIFVRTTRGLGLLDRLAGARRLWRLTTTLCMPLVLAGMIYFLLLLLLMVYVMWRAPPEPGSYSSPRNVLLIPGVNQYIPLVWGWIALCVTIVIHELSHGILCRVEGIRVKSMGAIFLLFPIGAFVEPDDSELFGDGRNPPKATRQARMRILSAGVIANFLVAALALALFFGPVINALSPVDRVIVVSVEPENGFAGDIRAGMVASGSCSLEELYRIASEGRSLELFDDAGRASISGEPALGVLVIDTFDGSPAKEAGMPDRFVITEINDTRIESLESFRDYMNSTSPGQFLKISTTMGTYSVKLAPKGDGTGMMGVAISGTALYIRGVILQEFQAERFLSLMRSIPSSGLRGFNTLMGLPFAGIGGFTSDGFQGFSGPMLYLFEPAGWAEPLGDKIFWIANLLLWIGWINMYAGLFNCLPTIPLDGGHIVRDMIRTLLDRVMSETSAERFTRGIVAALSWLVISSLIFTVIGPYLAHGIPL is encoded by the coding sequence ATGGATTTCAGCAGCGAGCAGTGGCTCATTCTGATCGTGCTGGCTCTGGGGCTGCTCTCTCTACTCGGGACAGCGATTGGCGGTGAGAGGGGGATCAGCAGCTGGGGGCCGGTGATATTCGTGAGAACGACCAGGGGTCTCGGCCTGCTCGACAGGCTTGCAGGTGCGAGGCGCCTCTGGCGTTTGACAACGACACTCTGCATGCCTCTCGTCCTTGCGGGAATGATCTACTTTCTGCTCCTGCTGCTTCTGATGGTGTATGTGATGTGGAGGGCGCCACCCGAGCCCGGGAGCTACAGCTCCCCGCGGAACGTTCTTCTCATACCCGGAGTCAATCAGTACATACCACTTGTGTGGGGATGGATCGCTCTCTGCGTCACGATAGTGATTCATGAGCTCTCACATGGAATCCTTTGCAGGGTGGAGGGGATACGGGTAAAATCGATGGGTGCGATATTTCTGCTCTTTCCAATAGGCGCCTTCGTCGAACCAGATGATTCCGAGCTCTTCGGGGACGGGAGGAACCCACCAAAGGCAACACGACAGGCAAGGATGAGAATACTGTCCGCAGGGGTCATCGCGAATTTTCTGGTAGCTGCGCTGGCACTGGCTCTGTTCTTCGGACCTGTCATAAATGCGTTATCACCAGTCGACAGGGTCATCGTTGTGAGCGTCGAACCTGAAAACGGATTTGCAGGCGATATACGCGCGGGAATGGTTGCATCAGGCTCTTGCAGCCTCGAGGAGCTTTACAGGATCGCGTCAGAGGGAAGATCCCTTGAGCTCTTCGACGATGCTGGAAGAGCATCGATCTCCGGAGAGCCGGCTCTGGGGGTGCTCGTGATCGACACATTTGACGGATCGCCGGCGAAGGAAGCCGGAATGCCGGACAGGTTCGTGATCACTGAGATAAATGACACCAGAATCGAATCTCTTGAGAGCTTCAGGGATTACATGAACTCCACCTCTCCCGGACAGTTTCTGAAAATAAGCACCACCATGGGAACTTACAGCGTGAAGCTCGCACCCAAAGGTGATGGCACCGGCATGATGGGGGTTGCCATCTCCGGCACGGCGCTGTACATCAGAGGGGTCATCCTCCAGGAGTTCCAGGCGGAGAGGTTCCTGTCGCTCATGAGATCGATCCCATCGAGCGGGTTGAGGGGGTTCAACACGCTCATGGGATTGCCGTTTGCGGGCATCGGCGGGTTCACATCAGACGGGTTCCAGGGCTTCAGCGGGCCGATGCTGTACCTCTTCGAGCCGGCCGGCTGGGCGGAGCCACTGGGTGATAAAATATTCTGGATCGCAAACCTCCTGCTCTGGATAGGCTGGATCAACATGTACGCGGGTCTCTTCAACTGCCTGCCGACGATACCGCTCGACGGAGGCCACATAGTTCGCGACATGATCCGGACGCTACTCGACAGGGTGATGAGCGAGACGAGCGCCGAGCGGTTCACAAGAGGCATTGTGGCCGCTCTCTCATGGCTCGTGATCTCCTCACTGATCTTCACAGTTATCGGCCCGTACCTGGCTCACGGGATACCGCTCTGA
- a CDS encoding KH domain-containing protein has translation MNIKIPSDRIGAVIGPNGETKRYLEERCKISLDIDSESGVVTVTSQGDALEAMKAMDVLRAIARGFSPERAFALLDDDMLMLDIMDLSSLAATKNDMIRIKGRIIGKDGRTRELMESLTGARISVYGKTVSIIGYPEQIKVVRSALEMLIDGAPHGNVYSFLERKRRDLLEMEL, from the coding sequence ATGAATATCAAGATTCCCAGCGACAGGATCGGCGCGGTAATAGGCCCGAATGGCGAGACGAAGAGGTACCTGGAGGAGAGGTGCAAGATATCGCTTGATATAGACAGCGAGAGCGGTGTTGTCACCGTGACCTCTCAGGGGGATGCCCTGGAAGCCATGAAGGCGATGGATGTTCTCAGAGCAATAGCGAGGGGATTCTCGCCAGAGCGGGCATTCGCACTGCTTGACGACGACATGCTCATGCTTGACATAATGGATCTCTCGAGCCTGGCCGCGACAAAGAACGACATGATCCGGATAAAGGGAAGGATCATAGGCAAGGACGGCAGGACCAGGGAATTGATGGAGAGCCTGACAGGAGCCAGGATCTCAGTCTACGGAAAGACGGTCTCCATAATTGGATACCCTGAACAGATAAAGGTCGTGCGCTCTGCGCTCGAGATGCTGATCGATGGCGCACCCCACGGCAACGTTTACAGCTTCCTCGAGAGGAAGCGGAGAGACCTCCTGGAGATGGAGCTCTGA
- a CDS encoding serine protein kinase RIO, producing the protein MKRRSEEEFEARIDLFRRRIKDANDLKVRDDVFDTRTLMNLYHLSKKGYVEALGGSISRGKEANIFHALGRGGRHLALKIYRVATSDFKAMQDYILGDPRFRSVKGNKRSLVNAWTRKEYRNLLRAEEVGVRVPHPYAVRENILVMDLVGTDGVAAPLLREVELEKEEAERVYRRIADYVVTLHNRAGLVHADLSEFNILYDGEPVLIDMGQAVTLDHPNSMEFLRRDISNLVRFFRERYGLGSEDEIWSRIESEDEAANGDRGS; encoded by the coding sequence ATGAAGCGAAGGAGCGAGGAGGAGTTCGAAGCGCGTATCGATCTCTTCCGCAGGCGCATCAAGGATGCAAACGATTTGAAGGTAAGGGATGACGTTTTTGATACGCGCACCCTCATGAACCTGTACCATCTGTCCAAGAAGGGCTACGTCGAGGCTCTGGGTGGCTCGATCAGCCGCGGGAAGGAGGCAAACATATTCCACGCGCTCGGCAGGGGAGGCAGGCACCTCGCCCTGAAGATCTACAGGGTCGCGACAAGCGACTTCAAGGCGATGCAGGACTACATCCTGGGGGATCCGAGGTTCAGAAGCGTGAAGGGCAACAAGCGCAGCCTTGTGAACGCCTGGACCAGAAAGGAGTACAGGAACCTGCTCAGGGCAGAGGAGGTCGGCGTGCGTGTGCCACACCCCTACGCCGTCAGGGAGAACATCCTGGTCATGGATCTGGTCGGCACCGATGGAGTTGCCGCGCCCCTTCTCAGAGAGGTGGAGCTCGAGAAAGAGGAGGCGGAGCGCGTCTACAGGAGGATCGCGGATTATGTTGTCACCCTCCACAACCGCGCGGGGCTCGTCCATGCGGATCTGAGCGAGTTCAACATACTCTATGATGGGGAGCCTGTGCTGATAGACATGGGCCAGGCTGTGACGCTCGACCACCCGAACTCGATGGAGTTCCTCAGAAGGGATATATCCAATCTGGTGAGGTTCTTCAGGGAGCGATACGGCTTGGGATCTGAGGATGAGATCTGGAGCAGGATTGAATCTGAGGATGAAGCTGCAAATGGAGATAGAGGTTCTTAG
- the eif1A gene encoding translation initiation factor eIF-1A, which translates to MHQKDVDESVVTRVRVPRKQNREVFGYVESLLGSNRIKVRCMDGQTRIARIPGKMKKRIWIREGDVVIVVPWEFQDDKADVIWRYTGPQVDWLERKGYLKSTP; encoded by the coding sequence CTGCATCAGAAAGATGTTGATGAGTCTGTTGTAACGAGGGTCAGGGTCCCTCGCAAGCAGAACAGGGAGGTATTCGGGTACGTGGAGAGCCTTCTGGGCTCGAACCGTATCAAGGTGAGATGCATGGACGGCCAGACCAGGATCGCCAGGATACCGGGAAAGATGAAGAAGCGGATATGGATCCGCGAGGGGGACGTCGTAATAGTGGTCCCTTGGGAGTTTCAGGACGACAAGGCAGATGTGATATGGAGATACACCGGCCCTCAGGTCGACTGGCTTGAGCGCAAGGGATACCTCAAATCAACACCATGA
- a CDS encoding cofactor-independent phosphoglycerate mutase: MKYVVLLGDGMADWPLEALGGRTPLQAACKQNMDLIGRIGRCGLARTVPDGMTPGSDVANMSIMGYDPRRYYTGRAPLEAAAMRIPLGENEIAFRCNFVTVIDGIMDDYSAGHITSEEGAEIARSLKKVIPGGRIYPGVSYRNIVVLTACRDAVCTPPHDIMGRPISDHLPRGDDAHILVEIMEGARPLLESHPVNRRRVSMGLKPANMIWLWGQGPAPSMPGFHDIYGLDGAVISAVDLLKGLGVYAGWRVIDVPGATGTIDTNYAGKVEAALKALGSVDIVYLHVEAPDEAAHSGDVEQKIRAIELFDERVVGPMISGLKRSGEPWRVLLLPDHPTPIKIRTHSTDPVPFAIAGSGIDADSVDVFDEISASRGSYGSVEGKDLIRLLIAG, encoded by the coding sequence GTGAAATACGTGGTGCTTCTCGGAGATGGAATGGCAGACTGGCCGCTGGAGGCTCTTGGCGGGAGAACGCCCCTGCAGGCTGCATGCAAGCAGAACATGGATCTAATTGGCCGCATCGGGAGATGCGGTCTCGCCCGGACGGTGCCTGATGGCATGACCCCTGGAAGCGATGTGGCAAATATGTCCATAATGGGATATGATCCTAGGAGGTACTACACAGGGCGGGCCCCCCTTGAGGCTGCTGCGATGCGGATACCTCTTGGGGAGAACGAGATCGCGTTCAGATGCAATTTCGTCACTGTGATTGACGGCATCATGGACGACTACAGCGCCGGTCATATCACATCTGAGGAGGGCGCTGAGATAGCGAGATCCCTGAAGAAGGTTATACCGGGCGGCAGGATATATCCTGGAGTGAGCTACAGGAACATCGTTGTTTTAACAGCATGCAGGGATGCTGTCTGCACCCCGCCACATGATATAATGGGCAGGCCTATATCAGATCACCTTCCCAGGGGAGATGATGCGCACATTCTCGTGGAGATCATGGAGGGAGCCCGGCCGCTGCTTGAGAGCCATCCTGTCAATCGCAGGCGCGTGAGCATGGGTTTGAAGCCCGCAAACATGATCTGGCTCTGGGGGCAGGGGCCTGCGCCGTCGATGCCCGGGTTTCATGACATCTACGGTTTGGATGGCGCGGTGATCTCAGCTGTTGATCTTCTGAAGGGACTGGGGGTCTATGCCGGCTGGCGAGTGATCGATGTTCCTGGGGCGACGGGCACGATCGATACCAACTACGCTGGCAAGGTCGAGGCCGCGCTCAAAGCTCTTGGTTCAGTGGACATCGTGTATCTTCATGTAGAGGCACCGGACGAAGCCGCGCACTCAGGAGATGTTGAACAGAAGATAAGAGCGATAGAGCTCTTCGATGAGAGGGTGGTTGGCCCGATGATCAGTGGTCTGAAGAGATCTGGAGAGCCGTGGCGTGTGCTTCTTCTCCCGGATCATCCCACGCCCATAAAGATAAGAACACACTCCACCGACCCGGTCCCATTCGCGATAGCCGGGTCTGGAATAGATGCGGATTCTGTCGATGTTTTTGACGAGATCTCAGCGTCGAGGGGAAGCTATGGAAGTGTCGAGGGGAAGGACCTCATCAGACTGCTCATCGCGGGATGA
- the mcrC gene encoding methyl-coenzyme M reductase I operon protein C codes for MIGRQTQVVDCRESMGLAKGGGLAQRGTLSEAARPDVIAIAMSPGRRHITKPVCEITYGLRREGIQTSVLVLEAGTGVPESFPQASRGYGPTFGLTPKEIEQIQRHKIAVIHLGNVKSHVIYKTRDILAFVDIPAVVVSQCPVDFEDFAKEGVKTRVVMPPKSRQVTKGTVVDIVTGVTRGATCGRSKLNTLAKVLNKHLAEMESKRTE; via the coding sequence ATGATCGGCAGGCAGACCCAGGTCGTGGACTGCAGGGAGAGCATGGGGCTGGCCAAGGGTGGTGGGCTCGCGCAGAGGGGCACGCTATCAGAGGCGGCGAGGCCGGATGTCATAGCGATTGCGATGTCACCCGGGAGGAGGCACATCACAAAACCCGTCTGCGAGATAACCTATGGGCTGAGAAGGGAGGGCATACAGACAAGCGTTCTGGTTCTGGAGGCCGGGACAGGCGTTCCCGAGTCGTTTCCCCAGGCGTCGAGGGGCTACGGTCCGACATTCGGTTTGACCCCAAAGGAGATCGAGCAGATTCAGAGGCACAAGATAGCCGTGATACACCTCGGCAACGTTAAGTCTCATGTTATCTACAAGACGAGAGACATCCTCGCGTTTGTGGATATTCCCGCTGTTGTTGTATCGCAGTGTCCGGTGGACTTCGAGGACTTCGCAAAGGAGGGCGTGAAAACGCGGGTCGTCATGCCACCGAAGAGCAGGCAGGTCACAAAGGGCACTGTTGTGGATATCGTCACCGGAGTGACAAGAGGCGCGACATGTGGCAGGAGCAAGCTCAACACGCTTGCCAAGGTTCTGAACAAACACCTCGCTGAGATGGAATCGAAGAGAACCGAGTGA